The sequence AAGAATTGAAAGAAAGCGGGGGCGCCCCTCCTCAAGAGTGAACCCAAAGGCGTTCCAATAAGACTTTAAAAGAATTGAAAGTGGGAAGGCATGGAAAAACCGTCCAAGAAGCTATTGGTTCCAATAAGACTTTAAAAGAATTGAAAGCAGCCAAACGGGTTATTATGCCCCATAAACGCATTGAGTTCCAATAAGACTTTAAAAGAATTGAAAGGTCAGGGTAGCGGGCACAATCGAGCCGTTCTCAAGCTGGTTCCAATAAGACCTTAGAAAAAATTAAAAACCTACTTCTGGGCAACTTTGTTAATGAGCCTCAGGATATAAGTGTTCTCCTCGACGGTTGTTGCTCCCCTGTTTCTTGGGAGGCCCAACTCAAGGGTAGCTTTAATTCCATGAGCCTTCAGAAAGTCGTGAGCCTTTGTCTCTGTCATTCCATATTCGTTCTTCTTTATCAGCCCATAGACCGTTGGTCCCCAGGAGCTCTGCCCACAGCCATAGGTGTTTTCCTGCAAAAACTCCATGATGAGCTTAACGTCTTCTCTAAACTCTCCACCTTGATACTCCTCAAAATGCTTCCCCACGAGTTTTTGAATTTCGCTTAGATGCCTCCCAAATTCCTCGATGTTTCTTTCCTTTAATGCCGGCAACAACCCTAGAAGAATCCTGTGGGAAATCTTTTCAGCTATACTGTTTTCTCCTTTTACGCTCTGCATTATCGGTTTTTCCTCCTCCTCGTCAAAGCCTCTCTTAGCATGAGGAATTATCAAAAGAAATGCCCAGTCCTCGGGGAAGTCCTCTCTTACGATCAAGGGCGGAATACCATCCTTAACTCCGCCGTCTATTACGAAACCGCCGTATTTAAAGGCATAAATCCCGGCCCCTGAATTTTTTCCTCTGCCGAGA comes from Thermococcus aggregans and encodes:
- a CDS encoding beta-ribofuranosylaminobenzene 5'-phosphate synthase family protein, with translation MLIETPKRLHLGLIDPSGSLGRRFGSLGVALDGGYRIRIMPHDKLEIRANEEDEKTIRYVVNKMNQKFTTGFNYLIEVENAIPRHIGLGSTTQLALAVGVGIARLSSVKIEIEELASLLGRGKNSGAGIYAFKYGGFVIDGGVKDGIPPLIVREDFPEDWAFLLIIPHAKRGFDEEEEKPIMQSVKGENSIAEKISHRILLGLLPALKERNIEEFGRHLSEIQKLVGKHFEEYQGGEFREDVKLIMEFLQENTYGCGQSSWGPTVYGLIKKNEYGMTETKAHDFLKAHGIKATLELGLPRNRGATTVEENTYILRLINKVAQK